A genomic segment from Bradyrhizobium sp. ISRA430 encodes:
- the glgA gene encoding glycogen synthase GlgA, translating to MTPVRVLAVASEVYPIVKTGGLADVAGALPVALKSHGVEMRTLMPGYPDVMRMLTGAEEIRRWPDYFGGPGRLLAASRDGLDLFVLDVPHLYERPGNPYVTAEGVDWPDNGVRFAALSRIAADIGHGLVPAFVPDVVHAHDWQAGLAPAYLHYDNRPRPGTVMTIHNMAYQGKFDRELIGAIGLPWASFNVHAVEYFGGISFLKAGLQFADRITTVSPTYAHEIQSDEGGMGLGGLLRERASVLSGVLNGIDTSVWNPETDPHIAYRFSAQELAFRAANKAALQQQFNLDSAAETPLLGVISRLSWQKGLDLLLEAIPTILGEGMQLALLGSGDRDLQDRYQAAARANPGRIAVVIGYDEILAHLIQAGSDALIVPSRFEPCGLTQLCALRYGAVPIVSRVGGLEDTIVDIGEADASGHDATGFKFAPVTADALARALRKANIAFHDKLTWRRLQLSGLSTDVSWRNRAGDYAALYRDLIAKRHP from the coding sequence ATGACGCCTGTTCGCGTTCTCGCGGTCGCCTCTGAAGTCTACCCCATCGTCAAGACCGGCGGCCTCGCGGATGTCGCCGGCGCACTGCCGGTCGCGCTGAAGTCGCATGGCGTCGAGATGCGCACGCTGATGCCGGGCTATCCCGACGTGATGCGGATGCTCACGGGCGCGGAGGAAATCCGGCGCTGGCCGGACTATTTCGGCGGACCGGGCCGCCTGCTTGCAGCCTCCCGCGACGGGCTCGATCTGTTCGTGCTCGATGTGCCGCATCTCTACGAGCGGCCCGGTAACCCTTACGTCACGGCCGAGGGCGTCGACTGGCCGGACAACGGCGTGCGCTTCGCGGCGCTGTCGCGCATCGCCGCCGACATCGGCCACGGTCTCGTCCCGGCCTTCGTGCCCGACGTGGTGCACGCCCACGACTGGCAAGCCGGGCTCGCACCCGCCTATCTGCACTATGACAACCGGCCGCGGCCCGGCACCGTGATGACCATTCACAACATGGCCTATCAGGGCAAGTTCGACCGCGAGCTGATCGGCGCCATCGGCCTGCCCTGGGCGTCGTTCAACGTTCACGCCGTTGAATATTTCGGCGGCATCAGCTTCCTGAAAGCCGGCCTGCAATTCGCCGATCGCATCACCACGGTGTCGCCGACCTATGCGCATGAGATCCAGAGCGACGAGGGCGGCATGGGGCTCGGCGGTCTCTTGCGCGAACGCGCAAGCGTGCTGAGCGGCGTTCTCAACGGCATCGACACCTCGGTCTGGAATCCTGAGACTGATCCGCACATCGCCTATCGCTTCAGCGCGCAGGAGCTGGCATTTCGGGCCGCGAACAAGGCCGCGCTGCAGCAGCAGTTCAATCTGGATTCCGCTGCGGAGACGCCGTTGCTCGGCGTCATCAGCCGGCTGTCATGGCAGAAGGGTCTCGATCTTCTGCTCGAGGCGATCCCGACCATCCTCGGCGAAGGCATGCAGCTTGCGTTGCTCGGCAGCGGCGACCGCGACCTCCAGGATCGCTATCAGGCCGCCGCGCGCGCGAATCCGGGACGGATCGCGGTCGTGATCGGCTATGACGAGATCCTGGCGCATCTGATCCAGGCCGGTTCGGACGCGCTCATCGTGCCGTCACGGTTCGAGCCATGCGGCCTGACCCAGCTCTGCGCGTTGCGCTATGGCGCCGTGCCCATCGTCTCCCGTGTCGGCGGTCTTGAGGATACCATCGTCGATATCGGCGAGGCCGACGCATCCGGCCACGATGCCACCGGCTTCAAATTCGCACCCGTGACAGCGGACGCCCTCGCACGCGCGCTGCGCAAGGCCAATATCGCCTTCCATGACAAGCTGACGTGGCGACGGCTGCAACTGAGCGGCCTTTCCACCGACGTCTCATGGCGCAACCGGGCGGGCGACTATGCCGCGCTCTACCGCGATCTCATCGCCAAGCGACATCCGTGA
- a CDS encoding SemiSWEET transporter, translated as MEPLAIKLLGFAAATCTTVAYAPQFIKVWKTRSARDISLGMFLVMVLGLALWLVYGLLSGDAPLVAANAITMLLAGGILFMKLKYG; from the coding sequence ATGGAACCGCTCGCCATCAAGCTGCTTGGCTTTGCCGCCGCAACCTGCACCACCGTCGCCTATGCGCCGCAATTCATCAAAGTTTGGAAGACCCGCTCGGCCCGGGACATCTCACTCGGCATGTTCCTGGTGATGGTGCTGGGCTTGGCGCTTTGGCTCGTCTACGGCCTCCTCAGCGGCGACGCCCCGCTGGTCGCCGCGAATGCCATCACCATGCTGCTCGCCGGCGGCATATTGTTCATGAAGCT